The region GGCTGCAGGCACATGCCCTTCtcagggtgaaaaaaaaaaaaaaaaaaaaggtccagGGTGCTGCTGCCAAGATAATGTAGAACTTCCAAATACTGCACCACATCTCACCTTGTGCAAAAAAGTGATTTGTGATCCTTGCTTCAAAGGAAGCATTGTTAAAATTTAGCTTAAGTTTGCAACAATTAGAATAAATGTCGAGAAGTGCGAGGCATCATATTTCAGCCTCGAGTCAGCACACAGCTTCACTCAAAGAGGGCAGCAGCTCGAGCTGCACAGCTGAGCCTCTACTTGCTGTTGACGTGGCAAGGAAAATGTCTGCTCCAAAATGGAGGCAGTCCCAAGCTTCTTTGTGGGCTGAGCCAACCCTGCCCTACCTCTACAGCTTCACATCCCAAGTATAGTCTTGCCCTGGCATTTTCTTTCTGAGATATAATTTTGTATGATTAAATGATTATAGTTCTGGATCTGCATGTGCTCTACAAACTCACTCTGGTTTAATAATGTCAACCTATTTTCCTTTTGTTCCTTGCTCACAGGCTGCCGCAGCTGCTTTTGGAAACAGACAGGATGTGGATGACAAACGTTGTAGCTCTTTGCCTGCTGGCCCTCGTGGCCTCTGCAGAAGACAAGAAGCTGAGCAGCCATGCAACCACGCTGGCTGACAACAGCGCCAACCTGGCCTTCAGGTTTGTATCATAATTTTGGCACACCCGCCTGATTGTGGTTTCAGTGATTTCCATTTTGAttaaagttctctctctccccccccccccccccccccctttgttttttttaaaatttagccTCTATCACAATATGGCGAAGGAGAAAGACACAGAGAATATCGTCATCTCTCCTGTGGTGGTGGCTTCCTCTCTGGGGTTGGTGGCTCTTGGGGGCAAAGCCTCCACTGCCTCCCAGGTGAAAACCGTCCTCAGTGCTGACAAACTCAAGGATGAGCAGATGCATGCAGGCCTGTCAGAGCTCCTCTCTGAAGTAAGTAATTCTGACATCCTTCACCATACTGTCTTTGTGCCACCTGAAGACCCAGTCGTAAACTAGGTGCTCTGAACTGTCTGTACCCTCTGAAATATAAACTTACCTAATTTTAGGAAAAGTTCTGTTGAAGCTTTTAGTTTCTActcaaatgtaaaatgtaaaacattacTGTTCTATCGCTTTCTTTATTCTGTAATCCTAGTGGAAGAAAACAATGGTTGAGTTATGgcagaaaacatgaagaaatgcACAATGCTAAATGAGTCAGAAATCAGATTTTTGCACTTTCACTGAATAACAGTTAGAATCCACAGAAGTAAACCGCCATCACCAAAACACAAAGATAAATTAGACTGATTTGCAACAGTACTttgcattaatactttttacagtgtatattgCAAATTTCACACACAGTTTATATGTTGAATCTTTCCAGGTGAGTGACACCAAGGCACGCAACACTACCTGGAAGATCAACAACCGCCTTTATGGCCCCAGCTCCGTCTCCTTCGCCGATGAGTTTGTGAAGAATAGCAAGAAGCACTACAACTATGATCACTCGAAAATAAACTTCAGGGACAAGAGGAGTGCTGTGAACTCCATCAATGAGTGGGCAGCCAAGTCAACAGATGGCAAGCTGCCTGAGATCACCAAAGATGTGCAGAACCCAGATGGAGCCATGATCGTCAACGCCATGTTCTTCAAGCGTGAGTATAAATAGCGTCAAAGGCTATTTAGTTTATCATCTGTGATCAAAACTGAAACCTCCAGTCATGTCAGAAGCCTGGACAGATGTGTAAATGAGTCTTTCCTACTTATTTCCCTACAGCTCACTGGAATGAGAAGTTCCACGACAAGATGGTTGACACTCGTGCTTTCCTGGTTACCCGCTCATTCACTATTGGAGTTTCCATGATGCACCGTACAGGTCAGCTTCTCATCTTTGCTTCTGGTCTTATCATGtcttcaaaactgaaaaaaaaaaaattctgcagaaaGAGTGCAAACATGATAAGCTAACTGATTTGTCTGCTCTTCTTAGGTCTCTATGACTTCTATGAGGACACAGAGAACCGTCTCTTCGTGCTAAACATGCCACTGGGCCAGAAGCAGACCTCCATGATCCTTATCATGCCCTATCACCTGGAGCCCCTGGAGCGCCTGGAGAAGCTCCTGACAAGGAAACAGGTGGACACTTGGATCGGCAAGATGGAGAACAAAGCTGTAGCCATCTCCCTTCCTAAAGTCTCTCTGGAAGTTAGCCACAACCTGCAGGTAATTGGTAACACTTTGGTACTTCCATCATGACATAAAGTCAcagtaaatacatttaaaaaccaaCCAGTGTGTTGAGCAATTgtatctttttctgtctttttcagaAACATCTGGCTGATCTTGGTCTGACTGAGGCTGTGGATAAAGCCAAGGCTGACCTGTCCAACATTTCTGGAAAGAAGGACCTCTATCTCGCCAACGTCTTCCACGCTTCAGCCCTGGAGCTAGACGTTGATGGAAACCCATACGACACTAGCATCTTCGGCACTGACAAGCTGAGAAACCCCAAGCTATTCTACGTGGACCACCCCTTCATTTTCCTGGTGAAAGACAACAAGACCAACTCCATCCTGTACATCGGCAGAGTAGTTAGACCGAAAGGGGAAAAGATGCGTGATGAGCTTTAATGTTAATGCAGTGAATCGTGTCAGGTAGCTTTACTATTTGTGAAATTATGGCGGGAAACTGTGTAcgtgtgttgtttgtttttttgtttttttaaatttttggtaAGACTGTTACCTCAAGAGCACATTCCGATAGATAATCTGTGGACTGAATATCTGCGCTGACTGTTCTTAGACACACTAAACTTTCCCAGGGAACAATTCTGTATAAATGCCACGGTGGTAAGACTCCTTGGATCGAAAAATGTTGTTAttctcacagaaaaacaaaaacacatgcttAATTTGAGATTGGCAGAGCTAGCAACATGCTTATATTAAGTATGATCTCTTTTTCTTTACATCCTCTCTGCAGTCCATGTgcgttttcttgcaatatctttaacgtttaaagaagaaaagatcTTTgcacaagctttttttttacagatctgTCTCATTCCTTCCCACATTTTGCCAGTTTGCACTGAGTACCTCCTCTTCATGAGCTGAACTTGCAGTGGAAAGGTGACAAAAGTCTTGTGCTTAATCTATGCCCATTCAGCAGCCATactctgtcatttttgttgctgtagGTATTTACCACAAAGAAGCTGTTGGAATTGTGTGATGataatgtgttcatttttcaataaaaaaaggaaaatatattTGTGGCTGTTCTCTTTTTGAAAATCCTGAATGCCATCCAAACCCTGATCCTCTGGAGCACAGGAATGCGAGTGTTAACATCTCAGCCGAAAAGGATAACAATCTTTCCAGTCGACTGGAGGTCAAACAGTTCTCCCTGGTGTGGAATGCAGAGGTTTAAACAAGGAGTGCCCTTTCATTATATCACTAATCTTCTACAGATAGCATGCAGATAATTTGGCGAATCATTTCTCTAACCACCACTGAAATAACTGATAAAATTAGTGGGATCTTCGTTGCAACACCCAAGACAAAAAGAACACCAGGCACTCTATTGCAAAAACTGGAGTGCAGGGTTCTCATGGTGAATGGGAAACAATCTCCAGCAGTTCCTGGATAAGGGAATAAAACAGGTGTAGCTGCAATACAACAGCAACATGACAAAAGAATCAAAATAAGACCTTTTTAAACATGTAGTCATCatctttcaaaaatataatGGAAAAAACGTCCAAATttgcaacaataataataaatctgaAATCCTCTATTCTTAAAAAAAGATACAACTGCTTTGAGAGACAAAAAAGCCTTAGATTGATTTCCCCAGAGAAGTACAGCGCCTCCCTCTGGTTGCAAAGAGTAACAAAACTGGTCATAGAGTAAGTGAGGATAAATATTTAAGGTTATCCGAAGAACTCCCTTCAGTAGATGATTAATTCTTGAAAACATTTCACCCgccaagaggcttttttttttttttttagttctaaCTGACTGATGGGGACATATATTTTATCACCTCCAACTCACATTAACAACCCAGGACTCACATGTCTCGGTGTGAGTCTGATTGTGGAACTATCAGGTCAGGGATGACTCAAAATCTCACTGGTCATTAAATTTTCAGCAAGCGATCTcaagactgcattataagtaTCTGATAAGAGGTCTTCCAGACTTCCGTTTAGAGATGGCTGTTCCAGCTTCACATGGATGACGTTCTTCACTCATCTGTCAAACCAGCTATCCAGACTGGGAACATTGTTGTTCTCAGAGGAATGTCCCTTATCTCTTAGATGTATGTAAGGCTGCTGGGTCTTGACTTGAAGGGCTTCAGGTCCTGTGTTGTGGCTGTTTAGTCTGAGTTGTATTTGGGTGTAAGAGGTCCTCCCAGCACTGAACTGCAAGtactgtgtgaatgtgttttatcCTTAGGGTGAACCCGAGTCCTGCTGGTACCTGTATTTTCTGTTTGGGAAACTGCAACACATGCATATAGGGGATTTATtacaccacttatcaggtacttatgaTACAGTCTTGAGAACTCGAACCAGGAAGTTTCACCACCACAGACACCGTGAATCATGAGAGTCTTGGGTCACTAATTTGACAATATTTATCTGGGACTCCCCATTAGTCAgctagaactgaagaagccttttggttgagaggtgaaacatcttcaagtaCCAAAAAGAGAAATTGAGTTAGAATGACCCTTAGAAtgaccatgacctggatgactgagaatcttcaCAGAAACATTAAAGGTGTTGCAAATGAACAGTGTAGTTACTTTATATTGCTGCATTTACACAGACCTTGGACTTTGCATTGCAGTAATTAAATacaagacaaatgaaaacatatcACTTACACAATGTACATGTTTCTGACTGACTTTGAAGTTGTTTTATACACCAAGCACGAATGAAGCTGCACCTATCAGCATTATTATAAAGGGATATAGGAGATTAtttaaataacaacaataataatgaatcCAATGGTTGTTTCAGTGTTCAGAAAATTATATGAAAtgttaaatcttattttttgaTAATTATTTCTATTTGCATTTATTCCTTTAGTTGGCCTTATACCTGTTTGTCATCTCAAGCAAAAATCATCTCAACACATCTTAGCAAATACCTTAATTTAAACAGAAGATGGTGCTGTTAAGCTGGACTCCTGTGAGGGAACAATAGCTTTGATATCAACGTAGTGCATCAGCTTGTAGATAAACCAGCTGTGAAAGACGCAATTAAAGTTTATGGATTCGTGCAAAAAAGATATTCTGACAGTGAAATTTCTAGGAAGTTTGGTTATGCTtatattctaaaaaaaactgcaaagtgAACAGGTACAAACAGACTTTGTTCCCATGCTGACACATTAGGGAAAGGTTTTAAGattgtcagatttaaagttaaaatgctGAAATTTGTAAACATTAATCATAAATGATTCTTTTTCACATCACATGCAATTTTGCAttagttattattgttattgataGTAAACATGTACAGCATTAGTGTCACCTCATTTGAAGATGTATCAGAAACAAccagttcagttcagttaacTTAAACCTAAATTTTAAGTGCTGGAACAACAACACTGTGCACTTTGGAAACCGTAACATGTTACCTTTATCTTCAGTGCTTTCCAAGGTTGCCACTCTTTAATTAGTGTAAACTAAGACAGTAGAATTATAGTGGCAAgactgtctttttgtctttttgctatTTACATACAATAGCAGCTTTTGCCTCCAACTTTGGGTGGCTAATAACATATACAGTAATATCCAGCCACAGCTAAGTACCAGCCTCGGCTCTGCAACCCTAGCATGAGCTTTTATGACAAACTAAATACAGACATCACCAccagaaaaataacatttcattttgaaatagGCGTTTGGGGCGTTCAATCTTTCCACGGGTGAACCTCTGGTTTGCCCTGTAATAGGTGACCACGCAGTGGCCAGTGAGTGCAGAGAGGACAGAATGAGTGCATCCTTCATTAAGGAGCGGGTGCACCTTTCCCTGTGATTCTGGCAGCAGGTACGTAGGCAGGTAATGTGACAACTCTCATTACATTAGCACCGTTGTGTTCTGCTGCGCTGGCTGCAGGCAGATTAGCCAGTCGATGGACAATCCTCTTAAAGAAGTCTGCATTAAGCCACAATGAGAGGCTGGCTGGCGCTCGCTGTCCTCTGCCTGTCCATCCCAGATCTTagtctccctctttctctggatgTGTCATCCTCTTGAcgttccttcctctcctccaaTTTTGCTTTCTTCCTTCATTTCCTTCTCTCGATCTCATTCAGATCTTGCTGTCCACCGGCCTGTTGGCCTTGCGGAAAAGAGTCTTGATCTCCTCTGTCACCATCTCCTGCCAGTTGTCCCTAGTTAACGGAGAGCATGAACTTAAAACCATTGTACAGAGACACTAATTTGAAGCAGAGCTGTGAGAATCTCTAAAAAACACTGCCCCAACACAGGACAATAGAAAGCATTACTTGGATCTGTGCCGATCGGCCAAAGAAAAGTGAATGCACTACACAAAGACAGCTTTCTCCAATCTGCTTAAGAAGATGTAGAAGGTGATAAGATCAAGAGATTACGCTAGTAGACCACGAGTAATCAGGGAGGTTCAGAAATCAATGAGGGGAAATAGTGTGTGTGCAAACTCATAGCATGCATTTAGGTCACagcaaacacagcagacacagacaCGGTAAACACGGACGGTAACACTGCACTGTTTCCACAACACAACACCGGCCAGCGTGCACATCTCTACCTCCTGTGTTTGGACTAAGAAGGTCAAGCCTTTTTCTCAGCTTTCTTTCTCCTGTACGCAGCTATATCCTCAGGGTTCAGCCCGTGATTGTCTTCCCTGAAGTAACATGTGGATAGTTGCAGTTTGCATGAGTCAGTGTCATGGAGTAATTACATACTGAATAATGTAATTGGAAAAAAAGTGGCATTTCTGGAAACATATTTGCAAAACCAGTTGCAAATGAGTCATCATTTTCTAGTAGGCGGTTTGAAATCAGGATGTTATTGGCTTTAATGCTGTTTCAGATGGCATGAGAGGTTAATGGTATCAGTTTTACCGACTTATTAAATGTAcacattttgttaaattactttTACTTCTGAAGCATTTAATCCTAGATTGAGACTCTTACCCTGGTCGAATCTCTGGTGGTTTTGGCAAAGGCTTTGTAAAGTTGGTTTTCCCCACAAGCCAGTATGTTTCTTCAATGCCTTTACCCTGCAAGGAAATAGCAAATGGTTAATGCAATCCGGTGTAGAACCATTTAATCAATAATTCGGCGGACAAGTAAATCCTCCCAGACTGTTACCTTCAGCTCTGTCTTGCCTCTTACATCTATTTTATAACCCTCATTAAGAGAACGGAGGATGTTCACAGTGCTCATATTTACATGGATTCTATAAGCTGAGAAGACAAGAGAAATAACAGAGAGAACATGAAGGCACTGGACAAAAGAAAGCATGAGACGAAGCAACAAAACGTGCCGGTGATGTGTGAAGGAAACTCACGCAGCCCAGTTGATTCCATACGAGAGGCAGTGTTGACAGTGTCTCCGAAAAGGCAGTACCGAGGCATGGTCAAACCCACCACCCCAGCAACACAGGGCCCTGCAGACACAAATCAATCAACAATTAAGTCATT is a window of Acanthochromis polyacanthus isolate Apoly-LR-REF ecotype Palm Island chromosome 13, KAUST_Apoly_ChrSc, whole genome shotgun sequence DNA encoding:
- the serpinh1b gene encoding serpin H1b, with product MWMTNVVALCLLALVASAEDKKLSSHATTLADNSANLAFSLYHNMAKEKDTENIVISPVVVASSLGLVALGGKASTASQVKTVLSADKLKDEQMHAGLSELLSEVSDTKARNTTWKINNRLYGPSSVSFADEFVKNSKKHYNYDHSKINFRDKRSAVNSINEWAAKSTDGKLPEITKDVQNPDGAMIVNAMFFKPHWNEKFHDKMVDTRAFLVTRSFTIGVSMMHRTGLYDFYEDTENRLFVLNMPLGQKQTSMILIMPYHLEPLERLEKLLTRKQVDTWIGKMENKAVAISLPKVSLEVSHNLQKHLADLGLTEAVDKAKADLSNISGKKDLYLANVFHASALELDVDGNPYDTSIFGTDKLRNPKLFYVDHPFIFLVKDNKTNSILYIGRVVRPKGEKMRDEL